The following proteins are co-located in the Nocardia bhagyanarayanae genome:
- the kstR gene encoding cholesterol catabolism transcriptional regulator KstR: MASPSRSQPADTSAARPATVTTLSEDDLSSAAQRERRKRILDATLALASKGGYDAVQMRAVAERADVAVGTLYRYFPSKVHLLVSALAREFEQIEGKRKPLAGTTPRERMHLLLTQITRMMQRDPLLTEAMTRAFMFADASAAAEVDRVGKVMDRVFARAMNDGEPTERQLAIARVISDVWLSNLVAWLTRRASATDVTDRLELTVDLLLGDQAAK; this comes from the coding sequence ATGGCCAGCCCCTCCCGATCGCAGCCCGCCGACACGAGCGCTGCCCGCCCAGCGACCGTGACAACGCTCAGCGAGGACGATCTGAGCTCGGCCGCGCAGCGCGAGCGGCGCAAGCGCATCCTGGACGCGACGCTGGCGCTCGCCTCCAAGGGCGGATACGACGCGGTGCAGATGCGCGCCGTCGCGGAGCGCGCGGACGTGGCCGTCGGCACTCTCTACCGGTACTTCCCGTCCAAGGTGCACCTGCTGGTCTCGGCGCTGGCCAGGGAATTCGAGCAGATCGAAGGCAAACGCAAGCCGCTTGCCGGTACGACGCCGCGCGAGCGCATGCACCTGCTGCTCACCCAGATCACCAGGATGATGCAGCGCGACCCGCTGCTCACCGAGGCCATGACGCGCGCGTTCATGTTCGCCGACGCCTCGGCCGCCGCCGAGGTGGACCGAGTCGGCAAGGTGATGGACCGGGTTTTCGCCCGCGCCATGAACGACGGAGAACCGACCGAACGGCAACTCGCCATTGCCCGCGTCATCAGCGACGTGTGGCTTTCCAATCTGGTGGCGTGGCTCACTCGACGGGCTTCCGCGACGGATGTCACAGATCGTCTCGAACTGACTGTGGATCTCCTGCTCGGAGATCAAGCGGCGAAATAG
- a CDS encoding acyl-CoA dehydrogenase has translation MTIATTDEHKAVQESMRGWAGSVRPIATMRAEPVGFWHAYWPALAELGIFRVAVAEEAGGDGGSVADLAVLLEQAAHDLVGGPVLSTALANLVTAGALADDLPCGVALDVVVGPDVSSETGVSVPAADADVLLTGVWDLVLGAASGTAVLLPVTTPDGQRWCLVPPDAAGLRVEELTSADPSTPLARVHCTDVAVPAERVFTAAHRVEDLLVALVAAELAGLAGWCLETAVEYAKVREQFGRKIGSFQAVKHICAWMLCRTELIRSVALDAAAAVDEGGAELPIAAAIAAAISLDAAVETAKDCIQVLGGIGFTWEHDAHFYLRRATALRQLLGGSARWRARVTELTRDGMRRTTGADRVFAAEGVDVDGAAGNDLAAEVAAIAALPADRQRDALVDAGLAMPHWPAPYGRGADPMTGLVISEELRRAGVTAPDLAIGGWAIPTLLQHGTPEQIDRFAWPTLRGEVVWCQLFSEPGAGSDLAALRTTAKRVEGGWVLNGQKVWTSLGDKANWGICLARTDADAPKHRGISYFLVDMRSKGLEVRPLVQITGEARFSEVFLDDVFVPDDCLVGALNNGWKIARSTLSTERVAMGGNGIGPVLEELIAKLPATGPGAELRNDRLGGFVAEAIAGLLLEQRAAVAMLAGADPAAQSSVRKLVGVRHRQAVAEFAVEAAGPNGAQDSDEVTEFLLTRCLSIAGGTEQILLTVAGERILGLPRDADS, from the coding sequence GTGACCATCGCCACCACTGACGAGCATAAAGCCGTTCAGGAGTCGATGCGGGGTTGGGCAGGATCGGTCCGGCCGATTGCAACAATGCGAGCCGAGCCGGTCGGCTTCTGGCACGCGTACTGGCCCGCGCTGGCCGAACTCGGGATCTTCCGTGTCGCGGTGGCCGAGGAGGCGGGTGGCGACGGCGGGTCGGTCGCCGATCTCGCCGTCCTGCTGGAGCAGGCGGCGCACGATCTGGTGGGCGGCCCGGTGCTCAGCACCGCCCTCGCCAACCTGGTCACCGCGGGCGCTCTTGCCGATGACCTCCCGTGCGGTGTCGCGCTCGACGTCGTTGTCGGTCCGGATGTTTCATCCGAGACGGGTGTGAGCGTACCCGCCGCCGACGCGGACGTGTTGCTCACCGGTGTCTGGGACCTCGTGCTCGGGGCCGCTTCCGGCACCGCCGTGCTACTTCCCGTGACCACCCCGGACGGACAGCGCTGGTGCCTTGTTCCGCCGGACGCCGCGGGTCTGCGCGTCGAGGAGCTGACCTCGGCCGACCCGAGCACCCCGCTGGCCCGTGTGCACTGCACCGATGTCGCGGTGCCGGCCGAGCGGGTGTTCACCGCGGCGCACCGCGTCGAAGACCTGCTCGTGGCGCTCGTGGCCGCCGAGCTCGCCGGTCTCGCGGGCTGGTGTCTGGAGACCGCGGTCGAATACGCCAAGGTGCGTGAGCAATTCGGCCGCAAGATCGGTTCCTTCCAGGCGGTCAAGCACATCTGCGCGTGGATGCTGTGCCGCACGGAGCTGATCCGCTCGGTCGCGCTGGACGCCGCCGCCGCCGTCGACGAGGGCGGCGCCGAGCTGCCGATCGCGGCCGCCATCGCCGCGGCCATCTCGCTGGACGCCGCGGTCGAGACCGCCAAGGACTGCATCCAGGTGCTCGGCGGCATCGGCTTCACCTGGGAGCACGACGCCCACTTCTACCTGCGCCGGGCGACGGCGCTGCGCCAGCTGCTCGGCGGCTCGGCGCGCTGGCGGGCCAGGGTCACCGAACTGACTCGCGACGGAATGCGCCGGACCACCGGCGCCGACCGGGTCTTCGCCGCCGAGGGCGTCGACGTGGACGGCGCGGCAGGCAACGACCTGGCCGCCGAGGTGGCCGCGATCGCCGCCCTGCCCGCGGACCGGCAGCGCGACGCCCTGGTGGACGCGGGCTTGGCGATGCCGCACTGGCCCGCGCCCTATGGCCGCGGCGCCGACCCCATGACCGGGCTGGTGATCTCCGAGGAGTTGCGCCGCGCGGGCGTGACCGCACCCGACCTTGCTATCGGCGGGTGGGCGATCCCGACCCTGTTGCAGCACGGCACCCCCGAGCAGATCGACCGGTTCGCCTGGCCGACACTGCGCGGCGAGGTGGTGTGGTGCCAGCTGTTCAGCGAGCCCGGCGCGGGTTCCGATCTCGCCGCGTTGCGCACCACCGCGAAACGGGTCGAGGGCGGCTGGGTGCTCAACGGCCAGAAGGTCTGGACTTCGCTGGGCGACAAGGCGAACTGGGGCATCTGCCTGGCGCGCACCGACGCCGACGCGCCCAAGCACCGCGGCATCTCCTACTTCCTCGTCGACATGCGCAGCAAGGGCCTGGAGGTCCGCCCGCTGGTGCAGATCACCGGCGAGGCGCGGTTCAGCGAGGTGTTCCTCGACGACGTCTTCGTCCCCGACGACTGTCTGGTCGGCGCGCTGAACAACGGCTGGAAGATCGCCCGCTCCACGCTGTCCACCGAACGAGTTGCCATGGGCGGCAATGGAATAGGGCCGGTGCTCGAGGAGCTGATCGCCAAGCTGCCCGCCACCGGCCCAGGTGCGGAGCTGCGCAACGACCGGCTCGGCGGCTTCGTCGCCGAGGCCATCGCCGGGCTGCTGCTCGAACAGCGGGCCGCGGTCGCGATGCTGGCGGGCGCCGACCCCGCCGCGCAGAGCAGCGTGCGCAAGCTGGTCGGCGTGCGGCACCGCCAGGCGGTCGCGGAATTCGCCGTCGAGGCGGCGGGACCGAACGGTGCGCAGGATTCGGACGAGGTGACCGAATTCCTGCTCACCCGCTGTCTTTCCATCGCGGGAGGCACCGAGCAGATCCTGCTCACCGTGGCGGGTGAGCGGATTCTCGGACTGCCGCGCGACGCGGACAGCTGA
- a CDS encoding acyl-CoA dehydrogenase family protein, which yields MFIDLTAEQRALRDELRAYFADLVTPEEEAEMAVNRHGDAYRAVVRRMGRDGWLGVGWPKEYGGQGFGPVEQQIFFNEAVRADVPLPLVTLLTVGPTLQSYGTDAQKKKFLPGILSGDIHFAIGYSEPEAGTDLAALRTSAVRDASGDWIVNGQKIFTTGAHEADYVWLACRTGTAESRHRGITILIVDTKDPGYSWTPIITCDGAHHTNATYFDNVRVPADMLVGEENRGWRLITTQLNHERVSLGPSGKIEQLYDRVRDWARPRGLLVEPDVQRSLGRMHAMVRLNELLNWQVAGTVDGDQSQVIADASATKVFSTESLQEAGRLAEEIVGRHGDPAERATAELLTWLDRRTKQNLVVTFGGGVNEIMRELVATAGLNLPRVPR from the coding sequence ATGTTCATCGATCTGACCGCCGAGCAGCGCGCGCTGCGCGACGAACTCCGCGCCTACTTCGCCGATCTCGTCACTCCCGAAGAGGAGGCCGAGATGGCGGTGAACCGGCACGGCGACGCCTACCGCGCCGTCGTGCGGCGCATGGGCCGCGACGGCTGGCTCGGAGTCGGCTGGCCGAAGGAATACGGCGGGCAGGGTTTCGGGCCCGTCGAACAGCAGATCTTCTTCAACGAGGCGGTGCGCGCCGATGTGCCGCTGCCGCTGGTGACGCTGCTGACCGTCGGCCCGACCTTGCAGTCCTACGGCACCGACGCGCAGAAGAAGAAGTTCCTGCCCGGAATCCTTTCCGGTGACATCCATTTCGCGATCGGCTACTCCGAGCCGGAAGCGGGCACCGACCTGGCCGCGCTGCGTACCAGCGCGGTCCGCGACGCCTCCGGCGACTGGATCGTCAACGGGCAGAAGATCTTCACCACCGGCGCGCACGAGGCCGACTACGTCTGGCTGGCCTGTCGCACCGGCACCGCGGAATCGCGCCATCGCGGCATCACGATCCTGATCGTGGACACCAAGGATCCCGGCTACTCGTGGACGCCGATCATCACCTGCGACGGCGCCCACCACACGAACGCCACCTATTTCGACAACGTCCGGGTCCCCGCCGACATGCTGGTCGGCGAGGAGAACCGGGGCTGGCGGCTGATCACCACCCAGCTCAATCACGAGCGGGTCAGCCTCGGTCCGTCCGGCAAGATCGAGCAGCTCTACGATCGGGTGCGCGACTGGGCGCGTCCGCGCGGGCTGCTCGTCGAACCCGACGTGCAGCGCTCCCTGGGCCGCATGCACGCCATGGTCCGGCTCAACGAATTGCTGAACTGGCAGGTCGCTGGGACGGTCGACGGCGACCAGTCGCAGGTCATCGCCGACGCCTCGGCCACCAAAGTGTTCTCCACCGAATCACTTCAGGAAGCGGGCCGCCTGGCCGAGGAGATCGTCGGGCGCCACGGCGATCCGGCCGAGCGCGCCACCGCCGAACTGCTCACCTGGCTGGACCGGCGCACCAAACAGAACCTCGTGGTGACCTTCGGCGGCGGCGTGAACGAGATCATGCGCGAGCTCGTCGCCACCGCCGGATTGAACCTGCCGCGAGTACCCCGATAG
- a CDS encoding acyl-CoA dehydrogenase family protein, producing the protein MDFTRDERQDAVAEVVVSLLERESARDMELWPTLVESGLLAVALPERFGGDGMGLPEVSVLLTELATDAVAVPALPTLGFGLLALLPVLPDEQAEAVYPELAKGAVLTAALSEPGAPFAATPKTTAVAEGAVVRISGHKVAVPYAEQARWLLIPTDSGIALVAGDTAGLTITPSPTSGGLPEGSVLLDNVEIPAEQLLPGDLARLHRLAVASIGSVADGLLKGALVLTAEHLRVRRQFGRPLAEFQAVAQQIADLYVVSRTLHAAAVSANWALALSDADSAHLERVDDDLDVLAYTVASELPAAMQKCHHLHGGLGVDVTHPMHRYYSQAKDIARWLGGASFRLDRLGARCSSI; encoded by the coding sequence GTGGACTTCACCAGGGACGAGCGCCAGGACGCCGTCGCCGAAGTAGTAGTGAGCTTGCTGGAGCGCGAATCCGCGCGGGATATGGAGCTGTGGCCGACCCTCGTCGAGTCGGGACTGCTCGCGGTCGCGCTACCGGAGCGATTCGGCGGCGACGGCATGGGCCTGCCGGAGGTCTCGGTGCTGCTAACCGAGCTGGCCACCGACGCGGTCGCCGTGCCCGCCTTGCCGACATTGGGTTTCGGCCTGCTCGCGCTGCTACCTGTACTGCCCGACGAGCAGGCCGAGGCCGTCTATCCCGAGCTCGCCAAGGGCGCGGTGCTCACCGCGGCGCTCAGCGAGCCCGGCGCGCCTTTCGCCGCGACGCCCAAGACGACCGCGGTCGCCGAAGGGGCTGTCGTGCGCATCAGCGGGCACAAGGTCGCGGTGCCCTACGCCGAGCAGGCGCGCTGGCTGCTGATCCCGACCGATTCCGGTATCGCGCTCGTGGCGGGCGATACCGCGGGCCTGACCATCACGCCGTCGCCGACCTCGGGCGGCCTGCCCGAAGGCAGCGTCCTGTTGGACAACGTGGAGATCCCCGCCGAGCAGTTGCTTCCCGGCGATCTCGCGCGGTTGCACCGGCTGGCGGTCGCGAGCATCGGCTCGGTCGCCGACGGACTGCTGAAGGGCGCGCTGGTGCTCACCGCCGAACACCTGCGGGTGCGGCGGCAGTTCGGCAGGCCGCTCGCCGAATTCCAGGCGGTGGCGCAGCAGATCGCCGACCTGTATGTGGTGTCGCGCACCCTGCACGCCGCGGCCGTCTCGGCGAACTGGGCGCTCGCGCTGTCCGACGCCGATTCCGCGCACCTGGAGCGCGTCGACGACGACCTCGACGTCCTCGCCTATACCGTGGCCTCCGAGCTGCCCGCCGCCATGCAGAAGTGCCACCACCTGCACGGAGGTCTCGGCGTCGACGTGACCCATCCGATGCACCGCTACTACTCCCAGGCCAAGGACATCGCCCGCTGGCTCGGCGGCGCGTCGTTCCGCCTGGATCGTCTAGGAGCAAGATGTTCATCGATCTGA